From one Methanolobus chelungpuianus genomic stretch:
- a CDS encoding sulfurtransferase TusA family protein, which produces MDKVIDTKGKRSPENFLYANQVLHTLKGGEILKIVVDDPTAVTEVPKGMEADGHEVMNVIQKNETDWEIIIKKHS; this is translated from the coding sequence ATGGATAAGGTGATTGATACTAAAGGAAAGCGCAGCCCCGAAAATTTCCTCTATGCCAATCAAGTGCTTCATACGCTGAAGGGAGGAGAGATCCTTAAGATAGTTGTGGATGATCCTACCGCTGTCACAGAAGTGCCCAAGGGCATGGAGGCTGACGGGCATGAAGTTATGAATGTAATACAGAAAAATGAAACAGATTGGGAGATTATTATAAAGAAACATAGTTGA
- the pstA gene encoding phosphate ABC transporter permease PstA — protein MELRRVEEFIFRVLMILSLGIVMISLLTVIGVILWKGLPAINIDMLTKTAEGGYYLGTGGGILNAIIGSLYLALGGTVLAFFLSIGIAFYLQKEYSGGTKLADLTRLSLDILWGTPSIVYGAFGFTILMLLNMRASLLGGIIVLTLLELPIMTRAMEEVIKTVPSELKEVSFSLGATRLETVVKVVAKQALPGLMTGVLIAFGRGIGDAASVLFTAGYTDRIPTSLFDATASLPLAIFFQLGTPLPQIQQKAYASAVILLMIILAINITARVLSRKYTKYIIK, from the coding sequence ATGGAACTTCGAAGAGTTGAAGAATTTATCTTTCGTGTATTGATGATACTGTCTCTTGGAATCGTAATGATCAGCCTTCTTACAGTGATCGGGGTAATACTTTGGAAAGGCTTACCTGCCATAAACATCGATATGCTTACAAAGACAGCAGAAGGCGGTTATTACTTAGGGACGGGAGGAGGTATTCTGAATGCCATCATAGGTTCGCTCTATCTTGCATTAGGTGGTACTGTACTGGCGTTTTTCCTTAGTATCGGGATTGCCTTTTATTTGCAGAAAGAATATTCAGGAGGAACAAAACTAGCGGACTTGACACGTCTCTCGCTTGATATTCTCTGGGGGACTCCTTCCATTGTGTACGGAGCATTCGGATTCACGATTCTGATGCTTTTGAATATGAGGGCATCTTTGCTTGGCGGAATAATAGTTCTCACACTTCTGGAACTACCTATCATGACCCGAGCAATGGAAGAGGTCATAAAAACTGTTCCCTCTGAGCTTAAAGAGGTGTCATTCTCTCTTGGAGCAACAAGACTTGAAACCGTAGTTAAGGTAGTTGCAAAACAAGCTCTTCCCGGTCTTATGACGGGAGTGCTGATAGCTTTTGGGAGAGGGATAGGAGATGCAGCGTCCGTACTTTTCACAGCAGGATATACTGACCGCATTCCCACCTCTCTCTTCGATGCTACAGCATCTCTTCCCTTGGCTATATTTTTCCAGCTAGGAACGCCTCTGCCGCAGATTCAGCAAAAAGCATATGCTTCGGCTGTAATTCTCTTGATGATTATCTTAGCTATTAATATAACTGCAAGGGTTCTTTCAAGAAAATATACTAAATACATCATAAAATAG
- the pstC gene encoding phosphate ABC transporter permease subunit PstC, with the protein MNIRRLKDSISSRLMLAATAFACLLFFFMLVGLYYRASPILSTEPIFDLLFSKEWSPNAGKFGFFPFIMGTLWVTGLAIVIAVPISLLSSIYLSEYADSSLRAAANPLIDLLAGIPSVVYGLWGVIAVVPFIRNIFAPALGVETIGGYSILAGGIVLSIMVFPIIISITSEVMRSVSQDLREVSLSVGATKWQTIKHVVLRKAKPGIFAAIILGFSRAFGETMAVLMVVGNVYRVPSSIFDPAYPLPALIANTFGEMMSIPLYDSAIMLAALLLLIVVMIFNILARMVLIKIEKGVI; encoded by the coding sequence ATGAATATCAGAAGACTCAAGGACAGTATTTCAAGCAGGCTGATGCTTGCAGCGACAGCATTCGCCTGTCTGCTGTTCTTCTTTATGCTTGTTGGCCTTTATTACAGAGCAAGTCCCATATTGTCGACAGAACCTATCTTTGATCTCTTGTTTTCAAAAGAATGGAGTCCAAACGCAGGAAAGTTTGGCTTTTTCCCATTTATTATGGGAACACTATGGGTTACAGGGCTCGCTATTGTAATTGCAGTGCCGATAAGCTTGCTAAGCTCAATATACCTTTCAGAATATGCAGATAGTAGTCTGAGGGCTGCTGCCAATCCTCTAATCGATCTACTTGCAGGAATACCTTCAGTTGTATATGGTCTATGGGGTGTGATTGCAGTGGTACCTTTCATCAGGAATATCTTTGCTCCTGCTCTTGGAGTGGAAACTATAGGAGGGTACAGTATCCTTGCAGGAGGGATTGTGCTTTCAATTATGGTATTTCCAATAATCATCTCAATAACAAGCGAGGTTATGAGGAGTGTTTCTCAGGATTTAAGAGAGGTTTCCCTCTCCGTAGGGGCTACAAAGTGGCAGACAATTAAACATGTAGTCCTGAGGAAGGCAAAGCCCGGTATATTTGCGGCAATAATTCTTGGTTTTTCAAGAGCATTCGGTGAGACAATGGCTGTGCTTATGGTTGTGGGAAATGTATACAGAGTTCCTTCATCCATTTTTGACCCCGCTTATCCCCTCCCTGCTCTTATTGCCAATACTTTCGGTGAGATGATGTCTATCCCACTCTATGATTCAGCGATAATGCTTGCGGCCCTGCTGCTCCTCATCGTTGTAATGATATTCAACATTCTTGCAAGAATGGTACTCATCAAAATAGAAAAAGGTGTCATTTAA
- a CDS encoding PstS family phosphate ABC transporter substrate-binding protein: MNRKILITAITVVLAVFIVATLSGFVGKPGAGTQNIPSGDAQTPAVEELEGTIRISGAFAMYPMMLIWSEEYRTLHPKVKFDISAGGAGKGMADTLGGLVDIGMVSRAITPAEEEKGAYWIAVTKDAVVPTVNSNNPALAQLKKSGLTRDEFEQIYITGTIRTWGQATGETSNNDKINVYTRSDAAGAPETWAKYLGNYTQEELKGVGVNGDPGLAEAVRQDKLGIGYNNVNFAYNLNSRKPVEGIEIIPLDLNENGKIDPEENFYGTLDEIVEAIGNDKFPSPPARDLNLVTKGKPTGIEEDFIKWILTDGQKFIPESGYIVLPQDKINEGIEKVDSSA; encoded by the coding sequence ATGAATAGAAAAATTCTCATAACTGCTATAACCGTGGTACTTGCGGTTTTCATAGTAGCGACACTATCGGGATTTGTGGGTAAACCTGGAGCAGGGACCCAAAACATACCTTCTGGCGATGCGCAGACACCAGCAGTGGAAGAACTTGAGGGAACAATACGTATCTCGGGTGCTTTTGCCATGTATCCGATGATGCTTATATGGAGTGAAGAATACAGGACACTACACCCAAAAGTGAAGTTTGACATCAGCGCCGGAGGAGCAGGAAAAGGAATGGCTGACACTCTGGGAGGGCTTGTGGATATAGGCATGGTCTCAAGAGCAATTACACCTGCAGAAGAGGAAAAAGGTGCATACTGGATAGCAGTAACAAAAGATGCTGTTGTGCCAACAGTCAATAGTAATAATCCTGCACTTGCACAACTTAAGAAAAGCGGACTAACAAGAGATGAGTTTGAGCAAATATACATCACTGGAACCATAAGAACATGGGGTCAGGCTACAGGAGAGACGAGTAACAATGATAAGATTAACGTATACACACGCTCAGATGCCGCCGGCGCACCTGAAACATGGGCAAAATACTTAGGCAATTACACACAGGAAGAGCTTAAGGGTGTGGGTGTTAATGGTGATCCCGGACTTGCAGAAGCAGTAAGGCAAGATAAATTAGGAATTGGATATAATAACGTAAACTTTGCATATAATCTAAACTCCCGAAAACCAGTTGAGGGCATCGAAATAATACCGCTTGATCTGAATGAGAACGGCAAGATAGACCCGGAAGAGAACTTCTATGGAACACTGGATGAAATCGTAGAGGCTATCGGAAATGATAAGTTCCCTTCACCGCCTGCAAGAGATCTGAACCTTGTAACAAAAGGCAAGCCCACCGGTATTGAAGAGGATTTCATTAAGTGGATACTCACTGACGGGCAGAAGTTTATTCCTGAATCAGGGTATATTGTTCTTCCGCAGGATAAGATAAACGAGGGAATAGAAAAAGTCGATTCTTCGGCATGA
- a CDS encoding transposase, with the protein MEFRELSDEQWRFIRPHLPSQTITGRKRVDDLTVINGILFVLINGCR; encoded by the coding sequence ATGGAATTCAGAGAACTCTCTGATGAACAATGGAGGTTTATTAGACCACATTTACCATCACAAACGATAACCGGGAGAAAGAGAGTTGATGACCTTACGGTCATCAATGGTATTCTCTTTGTCCTGATAAATGGCTGCAGGTGA
- a CDS encoding radical SAM protein, translating to MSLDSDNAAILKKGEEVIVKGALERPLCHCPQQAYITVSEKCIYDCKFCPVPKIQGEIKDNQKVCRMVADAYATGSLSAISLTSGVSVSPEVEVERMVSVIKDLTRDYDLPIGVSVYPAKDSSEKLYAAGASEVKYNVETMDTEIFSRVCPELSLEEVVDALGEAVDIFGKNKVCSNFILGLGESDATVKEGVSLLTELDVIPLLRPISPNPLRRDVIDVRRPDTQRLIRLGSMLRKMLDRRSLRADKARTMCLPCTGCDLTPHRDI from the coding sequence ATGAGTCTTGATTCTGACAACGCAGCCATTCTCAAGAAAGGAGAAGAGGTGATTGTAAAAGGTGCCCTTGAGCGCCCCCTGTGCCATTGTCCGCAGCAGGCATACATTACTGTGTCAGAGAAGTGCATATATGACTGCAAATTCTGCCCGGTGCCAAAGATACAGGGCGAAATAAAGGATAATCAAAAGGTTTGCAGGATGGTTGCTGATGCCTATGCAACAGGTTCACTCAGTGCAATCTCCCTGACAAGCGGTGTTTCCGTATCTCCGGAAGTGGAAGTCGAGCGGATGGTGAGTGTCATAAAAGACCTTACCAGAGATTATGACTTACCTATAGGGGTTTCAGTCTATCCTGCAAAAGATTCTTCAGAAAAACTTTACGCTGCTGGTGCTTCTGAAGTAAAGTACAATGTAGAAACCATGGACACCGAGATATTCAGCCGTGTCTGTCCTGAGCTCTCGCTGGAGGAGGTAGTTGATGCACTGGGGGAGGCCGTGGACATATTCGGCAAAAACAAAGTCTGTTCAAACTTCATACTCGGACTTGGGGAAAGCGATGCAACTGTGAAGGAAGGGGTATCCCTGCTTACAGAGCTTGATGTTATTCCTTTACTTCGCCCGATATCGCCTAACCCTCTCCGGAGAGACGTGATAGATGTCCGCAGGCCTGACACACAAAGACTTATCCGGCTGGGAAGCATGCTGCGGAAAATGCTTGACCGCAGATCATTGCGTGCGGACAAAGCCCGGACCATGTGCCTGCCGTGCACAGGCTGCGATCTCACTCCTCACAGGGATATTTAA
- a CDS encoding metal-sulfur cluster assembly factor: MKAAVTEEQVLILLKEVIDPEVGINIVDLGLVKEIMANGDSIYVNLVLTTRNCPMVDYLKDQILLKLRCIEGIGTVNVNILDEKWDWSKFNKRTYFEVLT, translated from the coding sequence ATGAAGGCCGCAGTAACGGAGGAACAGGTCCTCATATTATTGAAAGAAGTGATCGATCCGGAAGTAGGTATCAATATTGTGGATCTTGGCCTGGTCAAGGAAATCATGGCGAATGGGGATAGTATCTATGTGAACCTGGTGCTGACAACCAGAAATTGCCCGATGGTGGATTATCTGAAGGATCAGATATTACTGAAATTAAGGTGTATTGAAGGAATAGGGACAGTGAACGTTAACATTCTTGATGAAAAATGGGACTGGAGCAAATTCAATAAGCGCACTTATTTTGAGGTTCTCACATAA
- the cysE gene encoding serine O-acetyltransferase, whose product MGIREDINSVFEKDPAARSTLEVLCCYPGLHAVWAHRIAHFLWERHFFFPARLMSHISRAFTGIEIHPGAKLGKRVFIDHGSGVVIGETAEVGDDVLIYMGVVLGGTALHKTKRHPTVENNVVLGSGAILLGPITVGKGAKVGAGSVVIRSVPPGATAVGVPAKIGANVFLWRET is encoded by the coding sequence ATGGGAATCAGGGAAGACATAAACTCAGTATTTGAAAAAGATCCTGCAGCAAGGTCAACACTGGAAGTACTATGCTGCTATCCGGGACTGCATGCAGTATGGGCTCATCGGATAGCACACTTCCTCTGGGAACGTCACTTTTTCTTCCCTGCCCGCTTAATGTCTCATATATCGAGGGCATTTACAGGAATAGAGATCCATCCGGGTGCAAAACTTGGAAAAAGGGTATTCATAGATCATGGTTCAGGAGTTGTCATAGGCGAAACTGCCGAAGTAGGTGATGATGTACTGATATATATGGGAGTTGTGCTGGGAGGGACAGCCCTGCACAAGACAAAACGTCATCCTACTGTTGAAAACAATGTAGTCCTCGGCTCAGGTGCTATCCTTCTTGGACCAATAACAGTGGGAAAAGGGGCTAAAGTAGGTGCAGGCTCGGTCGTTATCCGTTCAGTGCCTCCGGGAGCTACAGCAGTGGGAGTTCCTGCGAAGATCGGAGCCAACGTCTTCCTCTGGCGGGAAACTTGA
- the cysK gene encoding cysteine synthase A — MGRVYKDITWTIGNTPLVRLNQVTKELDAEVLVKLESFNPMGSVKDRIGLAMIEEAERQGKIKEGTVIVEPTSGNTGIALAAVCAARGYKLTLVMPETMSIERRKLLKAFGAELILTPGPEGMKGAVSKAEQLVREDPHRLYIPQQFQNPANPEVHQRTTAEEIWKDTDGNVDVLVSGVGTGGTITGVAGVIKKRKPSFKAIAVEPVESPVLSGGKPGPHRIQGIGAGFFPDVLRIDLVDEIVKVTADNAAATARRLALEEGILAGISSGAAAYAALEVAAREESKGKTIVVILPDTGERYLSTDLFNI, encoded by the coding sequence ATGGGAAGAGTATACAAAGATATAACGTGGACAATTGGTAACACACCGCTCGTTCGACTGAATCAAGTAACAAAAGAACTGGATGCGGAAGTGCTGGTCAAGCTGGAGTCCTTCAATCCGATGGGAAGTGTAAAGGACAGGATCGGGCTGGCAATGATAGAAGAAGCCGAAAGGCAAGGCAAGATCAAAGAGGGCACTGTGATTGTCGAACCTACAAGCGGTAACACTGGAATTGCACTTGCAGCCGTATGCGCTGCCAGGGGTTACAAACTTACGCTGGTAATGCCTGAAACGATGAGCATAGAAAGAAGAAAACTGCTGAAAGCCTTTGGGGCAGAACTCATCCTGACACCAGGGCCCGAAGGAATGAAAGGAGCTGTTAGTAAGGCCGAGCAACTGGTCCGCGAAGATCCTCACAGGCTTTACATACCTCAGCAGTTCCAGAACCCTGCAAACCCTGAAGTCCACCAGAGGACAACAGCTGAGGAAATATGGAAGGATACGGATGGTAATGTGGATGTGCTGGTCTCGGGCGTGGGCACAGGCGGAACAATCACAGGCGTTGCCGGCGTCATCAAGAAAAGAAAGCCATCTTTTAAGGCAATTGCGGTGGAACCTGTAGAGTCACCCGTGCTCAGTGGCGGGAAACCCGGACCTCATCGTATACAGGGAATTGGTGCGGGATTCTTTCCGGACGTGCTCAGGATTGATCTGGTGGATGAGATCGTTAAGGTCACTGCAGATAATGCGGCAGCAACGGCTCGCAGGCTGGCTCTTGAAGAGGGTATACTTGCAGGCATATCCTCCGGTGCTGCTGCATATGCGGCTCTTGAGGTCGCTGCGCGTGAGGAATCTAAAGGCAAGACCATAGTTGTCATTTTGCCGGATACAGGAGAGCGCTACCTGAGCACTGACCTGTTCAACATCTGA